CAACAATTTCCCGATGGTATAAGCCAGTTCGTTACCCCGAACACGATAATACCAATCCAGAAGGTCTTATGTAAATTGAAGGATTCAGCAGAACACTGGAACAGCTGGGGGAAGGGGGGGATAAGAGTATAAACGAAATTACCTCTCTACAGGCTCAGGTTTGGCAATGCGAGGATAAGATTTTCCAAGGCTCCTCCCACAGCGTTGAAGAATTGCCACAGAAAACCACTCTTTCTATACCATTATTGGTAGAACCCCTCTCCAATACGGTTGGCTCGAAGCCAGGTGACGAAGCCTTGAAACTAGCTTTGATCCCGCGTGATCCCGTCGCGTCCAACCCAGTAATCCAGCACCGAGCTTTATCAATACGTCGGACACTACTCTGGTACCAGATGAGTCATCGAAAGATAACGAGTGCAAGGGATACCCAATAGTGCCGGAGGATCAGGCTTACTCGCCCTCTGCCTGCCGAGCTATTGGCTTTGCTAAAACCTGGTGACGAAAGTAGTGACGAAGACATGAACAGTGGGGTATGTCGTTTGATCGCGAATCTTGCACAAGACTGTATACTAAGTACACCATTTGGTAGCTTGATAGAATAAAGCAGGTTAGTCTGACGGATTGATCACTTTGGATGGTTTCAAATGTAGTATAACGGAATATAGGAAGCCATGATAATTTTGTGCGGGAGACATCTGTTTTTGGCTTGGATAAAAAATGCAGATATTTGATGGActggtgggggggggggataaAAGCGACACACAAAGGCGTGCGGCGGCACGCGGTGTGTGCGAGGCCAGCGGTTGAGGAGGTCGAGCTCAAGTCGACGACAGCGTAAGTCATGCTCTGGTCAAGTCGCTGCTTTGGATCTGCGTAAGCTTCGTCACAAAACGTCCAGCCAATACACCATAATACGGGATTTACTTATTGTAGAAGCTAATCAACGGCACATCTGATGATAACTGCGTGGCCAGCCAGAGTTGGATGTGAAACGGCACCTATGGTAGTTAGAAACTCAAGATGAAATAACAGAACTTGCCAAATTCACCAGGTTGCATCGAACCGACAATGGCTATCCTGGCCCGAGGACCTTCTTCTGGCCTGCTGAGTGCCAGTGCGGGACCTTGTTTGATTCATACGTAATTGGGATGTATAGCCATCAACCTGCAGGCTTCCTCTACTAACATCCTCAGCACCCCAGGTGGGACATTTTTACTCTTGAGGAACACCAGCAAAGATTCGGTGTACGTAATATCAATGCTCTTACTGTTTGTGGCAAGGTCGGTTAACGTTAGGGAATGAAGGACCAACGGGAGTAACGAGACGAGCCCAAGGTTTCCGGTATACGATAAGGTGTATATAGTCAAGGTACAACAGCAGAGTACAGTCTGAACAAACGAGGCACAAGCATCCGGACCGGGAGAATCAGGTAGCGTCACCAAGGCAGGAGTCGGAGAATGAGGAATGGATTACCGAGACGCTGCGTAAGCGTCCCCCGCAAGAGTAAACAACAACCACTCGGGGCAAATCCCAACCTGCTCAGCTCGATCATCCCAAGAAATCCTCAGCTCTCGGTCGCTTCCTACTTCCTCCCTCTGCAGCTTCTCCTGCCATCGACAGTTTTACTCCCTCGTTTTGGACATACTTGTTATCATATGCGCGAGATTCCTCCTAATCAAATAAACCAAATTAATACGAATGCAATCTAAGAATCGTAAAACGTACGGGGCTCTGGTTCGCGTCGTTGTATACCAGTGCCGTTCCTTGCTTCATTGGTGGATTTGTGTAGTTGGAATTTGCAGCCGACGGTTTGTTTTCTTCTGCCGGTGGCTTGACATCTGGAGTGGAAGGTTTGATATCGACAGGAGGTGCTGATGGAGGTGCTGCAGAGATTGGCGGAGTTGGAGAAAAGGCTCCTGGAGGCGGAGGCGAAATTCCTAGTGGCACGCCTACGCCTGGAGGCAGAGGCGGCGCGCCCGCGACTCCGGGTGGAGGTGGTCCAGGAGGGAACCCAGGCGGCGGGGGACCACCCAACCGTATTGGCGCACCTCCAGGTACAAAAGGGGGTGGTACCGGCCCTCCAAACACCATTGGCGCACCAAAGACGCCGGTGCGCTGGGCCCAACATCGTTTCCTGCCATAAGCGCCTTGTGAGCTGCGAGTTGAGCTGCGAGTTCCGCGTCGGTAGGTTGCGATAGTCCATTTTAGGTCGTTTCTGGGGGGCTGGGAGATTGTGCCTGATGCGAGACCGAGCTCCTCTTCTTTTCGGCGTTTGTAGGCTGCCATGTCAGGGGCAGGAATTCCTTCCATCCCGAAGATTTCCACCTAAGAGGGTGGTGGGTTAATCCATGTTACACGGTATATATATCGAATGTTAATTGAAACGTACCTCATATCCATCTCGTCCAGGCAGCGCATTTTCAATCCTATATCCCAAGCATCAATACCAAAACTAAGCTTTGCTAGCCAGCGTATACGAACTTTTCAGGATCCAATTTATGTACTTGTTGAATATGAACCGCTAGACCACCTGCGGTGTTCAGTCGTCTCGGACAATGACCACATTTGAAGTGTTTAGCTTTTTGATGCTGCATCAATACTATCTCATTCTCGTTAGCTTCTGCTTCGTTTCACGACACGAGATCACATACCTTTCTCGTCCTCAAACTCTCGTTCGCAGTACCAGCACCATGGTCGCAGAACCTTCAATACAAGTCAATACAAGCCGAAGGGGAAAATGACAAGACGCACAAACTTGTTCTTTTTCTTACTCTTGTTCTTGTTTTTGCCCATGGTGAGGTGGATGAGGCCGACGGAAAGCACGTGATATCGCATTGAGTAAGCCTGTGCTGGTCAGGTGACTCCCCTTGAACTGAAGTCGTTTGGATTCTAACGACCGCGCGCATGATTCCGTCATAACCAGTAGGTTTCTTTTGTAGTCACTAGTTATCCGGAGCATGGAATGCACTATAGTAATAAGTATCGGAGCTGCAATCGGGATTTGCTCATGTTTTGCTCCTCGGAACTAAGCTCACTTCCAGCCCCATAAGGATTGCCTTGCAGCAAGTCATACTCCGAGCCGATCTCTGCGCTATCTTAAGATACTACTCCCTGTTGCGGTGATAACCCATCCCCAATACTCTGGGACTGCTTTGTTGCATACTTTTTATGTTAACCTGGTCTCGCGGATCTATTTGTAACGTGGGTATGTTCTTGGGGCCATGACTTGAAGCTTTACGACCGATGCAGAATTTACTATTTCCCCACAACTACAATTGAGCTCTGGTCTGTCTAAGTACTCTGGTCATATGCTACGCCTAACGTCTCGCTTCACACTTCCGTCTCCTCATGGAAAGGCTTCTACGGGCTGAACCTTTACTGTCACAGTCACTGCTCGAGTCATCTCCCCTTACTGGAGTTCCTGTGAGGTCATAACTAGGGATATTCGCATGATCAGATTAATACTACATCTCGCTTCTAGTCCATATACAGGCTGAAAATAGGGGTTAACCTCAGTTTTACAAATTCATGGATTGCAATTTTGGGCAACTAGGGTATTGTTCTCCGCATTTCTTCCCGTACGCAATTACCTGATCCCATATGTTTCGCTTGGGCTCAACGGCTTGCTGAATAAGAAGAATCGTGGTGTGTATAGAAGGTGCAAAACTACCGCACCCATTCTCGAAATTCAAGGCGACATGCACCCTCCTACGATGTTATACAATAGCAGTTCTTCAAGAGAAGGATTCGTAGCATCGTTTTTTTTAAATCTCGGCTGGAACCTTCTTACTGTCAAATACATTCACCGATGATGGTAACAGAGAAGTCTTCTAGAGTAGCCTATTTGGCCGATGGTGTTGTTGAATTACCGATCTCAATCATTCACGGACTTGGAATTGACTACTCTCTTCGTGCATTCAAACGGCTCCTTGCCTCATCCGACCGAATATTTTCTTGGTGGACCTGGTGCAATGTGTAGAACCACACTTTAATTGTATTACTGGACTGGTCAATAACAAGATTATCGCAATCAATCCTGAATGATATTCAATGTCTTAATTCCAAGTACAGATTGGGATCGCTTAATGCATATAAGATGGTTTTCGACTTGTATCCATATCAAGTCAAAGTGCTGGCCTCGGCTGTCGAAGAGGAATCGTTCAAATGGCTATTCAGAAGGGGACTAAAAATGAACATGCCACCACCGGCCTTATGAATGCTCACTCGCGTTGTCGATTCGAAGTCTCTACAGAAACCAAGAGAATGTACCACTCTGTTCATACATATATTAATGGTCCAGCACGACAAAATTAGCAAAGAAGTAGCGAAGATTCATATAGACTATTATTGGACGCATGTAACAGCAGGCAGTCGGCAGAAACACCAGCACAAGGTGTGATTGTTGACGATAGCTTTCACAGAGAATGATAGCGACGGTTTGCTGAGGAATTATGGCGACACCTAAGGAGATCTGGTTTCTTTTGCACAGCAAATAACCGACGTAAGTCGACAAGGGCTTGTTGTTTTCCACAAAGCTTGGCTTTCCGCCCTCAAAGAAGGACTTGAACCGTATAACCTACAAGTTGGGAAACGCAGAGAGCAATTGTGGTCAACGGAACTTGTTTCTCCCATGTTGTTGGCTGCACGCTCGTCTGCCGTGGTTTTGATTGATTTGCATATAATCTACATACATGCTACAAACATGACATGTGATTCTTTCCGTGCGTGATCACGGTTTGTATGATTGCATAAGCATACATTTACTGACCCACACTTTACGCCCGTACAGTAATTACCAACACTTGGTGGCAAACATCACATCCCATCGCTCTTGCTCCCCAACATGGCCCAAAAGATAATTAATTTCTATGCAAATCAGCTTTCAGTGTACGTTTCTGTATAGCGACATCCATCAGATTTGCAGCCTCGATTAATTATAGATTACAGAAACGTAACCTTAGTACTTGTATTCAAGCCGCCACTTCCTTCTGCCCGTTCTCTAGTATGGAGTGAGCATGTTCCAAGGCCATGGTCTATGGGCTCACTTAGTAGTCCCATGTAGAAGAAATCAAGTTCTTCCCTATGTTTCGAAGTCACGCCAAAGCAACAGTTACCTGTGACCGTTCGCCGCGACTTGCCATTGGAATTGAACAGACTGTGAGGGCCATATAGAAGGCTACTGTAAATCTAATACAATAGAAGAAACAGGTAGAAGAACCAATGTTTTTCCCGCTACCTGGTTGGAAATCAAGGTATGTGAACCAAGCGGCGGTCAAAAGGACGGCACTTAATAGTTTGTTCGGAAGGGGGATTACACCACCGTAACAGGTAGTGAGAAGCAAAAATATCTTGGAATCGGCTACTTCACGCCCTTTGATTACGGCAATTACGATTACGAC
This genomic interval from Rhizoctonia solani chromosome 11, complete sequence contains the following:
- a CDS encoding C2H2 zinc finger encodes the protein MRYHVLSVGLIHLTMGKNKNKSKKKNKFVLRPWCWYCEREFEDEKVLMQHQKAKHFKCGHCPRRLNTAGGLAVHIQQVHKLDPEKIENALPGRDGYEVEIFGMEGIPAPDMAAYKRRKEEELGLASGTISQPPRNDLKWTIATYRRGTRSSTRSSQGAYGRKRCWAQRTGVFGAPMVFGGPVPPPFVPGGAPIRLGGPPPPGFPPGPPPPGVAGAPPLPPGVGVPLGISPPPPGAFSPTPPISAAPPSAPPVDIKPSTPDVKPPAEENKPSAANSNYTNPPMKQGTALVYNDANQSPEESRAYDNKYVQNEGVKLSMAGEAAEGGSRKRPRAEDFLG